The proteins below come from a single Aegilops tauschii subsp. strangulata cultivar AL8/78 chromosome 6, Aet v6.0, whole genome shotgun sequence genomic window:
- the LOC109778903 gene encoding uncharacterized protein produces MARIRTDRSLRRRPQPSRGDDPMSALPDDLLLLVLRRLDTRSALRTALLSTRWARLHRELLLLDFRVGSMLPPRYHRLVLLRHDINMHRSYLRYRKSDLSPKIKRYERGAMRALTRSVETFLDDEDIRGARGSVSMLRLEFFITHNPGCMNRLIARSIDDWGVRDLEAVAKPINFRQSVHTFPGHGLCHDPRASCLRSLKLVGCALPPLHEFGALTMLVLQDIKGSTPTAAYEGVLTLCPQLQVLQLKSCEFPLEDTDLVVDAPSSQIRELVFNKCRFGQVRMRALPNLESLASRDTTLHFDQSALFPCLRQCNHTTRVGLFLTSVGQPRVYIGHQLELGSFLGRTPYITNLVLRFTGPRRWIVPPSGSSSPLLPQLRKLLVADVPSSWDVSWPCLLLEMAPSLETLHIHIAPCNERPGHVIPWEPTELRRHHLKELVVAGFQGTKRQICFVKFVVGVSTSLRRVALFRNGRAEDKGHWDWEMVTEQHSWTNRQKNATQKKIMDGVSFSRPPPQFVFG; encoded by the coding sequence ATGGCCAGGATCAGGACGGATCGATCTCTGCGCCGGCGGCCGCAGCCGTCCCGCGGCGACGACCCGATGAGCGCCCTCCCCGACGACCTTCTGCTCCTCGTCCTGCGCCGTCTCGACACCCGCTCGGCGCTCCGCACCGCGCTGCTGTCCACGCGCTGGGCCCGCCTCCACCGCGAGCTCCTCCTACTCGACTTCCGGGTCGGCAGCATGCTCCCACCACGCTACCACAGATTGGTCCTGCTCCGTCACGACATAAACATGCACAGATCTTATCTTCGGTACAGAAAGTCTGACCTCTCGCCCAAAATCAAGAGGTACGAGCGCGGTGCCATGCGCGCCCTGACCCGCTCCGTCGAGACCTTCTTGGACGACGAAGACATCCGAGGAGCTCGCGGCAGCGTTAGCATGCTGAGGCTCGAGTTCTTCATCACCCACAACCCCGGCTGCATGAACAGGCTAATCGCCAGGTCCATCGACGATTGGGGGGTCAGAGACCTCGAGGCTGTTGCCAAGCCGATCAACTTCCGGCAATCCGTGCACACCTTCCCCGGCCACGGCCTCTGCCACGATCCTCGCGCGTCGTGCCTGCGGAGCCTCAAGCTTGTAGGCTGCGCGCTCCCGCCGCTGCACGAGTTCGGCGCGCTCAccatgcttgtcctccaagacaTTAAGGGATCGACGCCCACGGCAGCCTACGAGGGCGTGCTCACCTTGTGTCCGCAGCTGCAGGTGCTGCAACTCAAGTCCTGCGAATTCCCCCTGGAGGACACGGACCTGGTTGTGGACGCCCCCAGCTCGCAGATCAGGGAGCTCGTCTTCAACAAGTGCAGGTTCGGACAGGTGCGGATGAGGGCTCTTCCGAACCTCGAGAGCCTAGCCTCCCGGGACACCACGCTGCACTTTGATCAGTCCGCCTTGTTTCCCTGCCTCAGGCAATGCAACCACACCACTAGGGTCGGTCTCTTCCTCACATCAGTAGGACAGCCACGCGTATACATTGGGCACCAGCTTGAGCTTGGCTCGTTCCTCGGGCGCACGCCCTACATAACCAACCTCGTCCTACGGTTCACCGGACCAAGACGATGGATCGTGCCGCCGTCTGGCTCCTCGTCGCCCTTGTTGCCCCAGTTGAGGAaactgctcgtcgccgacgtgcCTTCCTCCTGGGATGTCTCGTGGCCATGTCTCCTCCTCGAGATGGCACCATCCCTCGAGACCCTTCACATCCATATCGCCCCTTGCAATGAGAGGCCCGGGCATGTGATACCCTGGGAGCCCACCGAGCTTCGGCGGCATCACTTGAAGGAGCTTGTGGTGGCTGGTTTTCAGGGAACGAAGAGGCAGATTTGCTTTGTGAAGTTTGTCGTGGGAGTGTCGACGTCGTTGCGCCGTGTAGCCTTGTTCAGGAATGGGCGTGCTGAGGACAAGGGGCACTGGGACTGGGAGATGGTAACGGAGCAGCACTCATGGACCAACAGGCAGAAGAACGCTACGCAGAAGAAGATTATGGATGGGGTTTCTTTCTCCCGCCCTCCTCCGCAATTTGTTTTTGGCTGA
- the LOC109778904 gene encoding uncharacterized protein, giving the protein MPPRRRGSSGHRGVHERPNGWYSAEIRSGDVRLGLGSFQSAHEAARAYDAAAWRLERPRSQMNFRDVFTREEAQRVAPPPRLITDMDRADHARRQRRLLIAEEDERAMAEWCRRHPEDVADERAYWAEMTARRHAKRVDRRRRKALANAQSDIVAAGGRSIFTADDERWLDMWLDTSDDTDEDDDGSDLE; this is encoded by the coding sequence atgccgccgcgccgccgggGTTCTTCGGGCCACCGCGGCGTCCACGAGCGCCCCAACGGCTGGTATTCCGCCGAGATCCGGTCCGGCGACGTCCGGCTCGGCCTCGGGTCGTTCCAGAGCGCGCACGAGGcggcccgcgcgtacgacgcggcggcgtggcgcttGGAGAGGCCCCGGTCGCAGATGAACTTCCGGGACGTCTTCACGCGCGAGGAGGCGCAACGCGTCGCCCCTCCGCCGCGTCTCATCACCGACATGGACCGTGCCGACCACGCTCGgcggcagcgccgcctcctcatcgCCGAGGAGGACGAGCGAGCCATGGCGGAGTGGTGCCGTCGCCACCCGGAGGACGTCGCCGACGAGCGTGCCTACTGGGCGGAGATGACGGCAAGGCGCCACGCGAAGCGGGTGGACCGGCGTCGGCGGAAGGCATTGGCGAATGCGCAGTCCGATATCGTTGCAGCAGGTGGGAGGTCGATCTTCACGGCTGACGATGAACGTTGGTTGGACATGTGGCTCGATACCTCGGACGACACCGACGAGGATGATGATGGTAGCGACTTGGAGTAG